The genome window ATCCGGGCAGGCCGTGTACGCCAACCCGGCCGCCATCGAGGTACTCGGCGAGCGGGTGACCCAGGCGGATGCACCCATGCCGGGCGCGGTGCGGGATGTCATCGACGGAGCGCTTTCCGGCCGATCCTCGTCGGCTCAATTCTCGCAGGGACTGCCCCGCCGGGTGATGGAGGTTGCTGCCCGACCGGTCGGAGAGGGTCTGGTGTTGCTCCATCTGTCGGACATAACCGAGCGGTCCCGGATCGACCGGATGCGCCAGGACTTCGTGATCGCGGCGTCACACGAGCTCAAGACTCCGGTGGCGGCGATCAGGGCGGCGGCCGAGACGGTCCTGATGGCGCTCGAGGAGGATCACGATGTGGTGTCCAGCTTCTCGGGACGCATCCTCGACAACGCGGTCCGGATGTCGAGGACCGTCTCCGATCTCCTCGACCTGTCCCGTCTGGAGTCGGGCATCCTGCCGTTCGAGGCCTGTGACCTGGCGGAGGTGGTGGGAGAGGTAGTGGAGCGGTTCCTCACCGCACGCCCCTCGATCGAGTGGGATGCCGAGCCCACCCCGGTCATGGGCAGCCCCTCCTACCTGGCGCTGGCGTGCCGGAACCTGCTGGAGAACGCGGTGCGCCACACCCCGGATGATGGTTGGATCCGTATCACCGTAGGCGCCGCCCAAGGCGTGGCGACCGTGGTGGTCGCGGACGACGGAACCGGTATTCCCTCGGAGGAGCTGCCGCGGATCTTCGAGCGCTTCTACCGGGTCGACGCGGCGCGCTCGCGCGCCACCGGGGGGACGGGCCTGGGACTGGCGATCGTCAAGCACGTGGCGGACCTGCACGATGGGCGCATCGAGGTGGAGAGCAGGCTGGGGCAGGGTTCCACCTTCCGGCTCCGCATCCCGGTTCGGTCCCCTTCGTAACCCGGACTCCTCCACCCTGACCCCCCGCTCCGCTCGCGTCCGGAATGGCCCGCCAGGGCACGGTGACGCAACCGGGCAGGTCCCGGTGGGTCGAAGGCGCTAGCCGACGGCCCCCAAAGATGGAGATCCGATGGAGCGGATGAAACGTGTCACACCCCCGTTGTACGTTGCCGATCGCCAAGCACCTACACCGGCCGATGCGTCTACCGATCGGAACGGCCGGCCCGCAGGGAACACACGGGCTTCGTGGAGCGAACCGCCGATCCCGGCAGCCGGCCGGGCATGGCCGACCACGCTCCGAACCAGGACAGGTGGTGGCGGGGGAGGGCCCGGCGGGAACGCCGCTCCGGCGGCGCGATTTTCGCGTTCTTGGCCGGAGTAAAGCCCCTCAGAGGTGCGCGGCCGACTCCACGGCCTCGGCCACCCGTTTCACCACGCCCGGGTTGAACACCGACGGGATGATGTAGCTGGCGTTGATCTGCTCGGGCCGTACCACCGAGGCGATGGCGCGGGCGGCGGCGACCTTCATGGCTTCGGTGATCTTCGTGGCACGGGCGTCCAAGGTCCCGCGGAAGACCCCCGGGAAGGCCAGCACGTTGTTGATCTGGTTGGGGTAGTCGGAGCGGCCGGTGGCCACCACCGGCGCGTAGTCGCGCGCTACCTGGGGATCGAACTCGGGGTCGGGATTCGCCAGCCCGAAGACGATGGGATCGGGCGCCATGCGTTTGATCTCCCTGGCGTCGAACAGGTCGGGGCCGCTCACGCCAACGAACACATCCATGCCTTCCAACGCCTCGAGGATGCCGCCCGTACGTCCCTCGTGGTTGGTGTTCTCCCTCAGCCAGATCTTC of bacterium contains these proteins:
- a CDS encoding ATP-binding protein codes for the protein MASPVPAATRRLGPALARWVTSASLVAAGVAALQAPAPWPWVGMGGLAIGVVSLALQYRTHRRERSAAETRIEELEADALELSRSRDLYGSLLSALPVGVVAVQSGQAVYANPAAIEVLGERVTQADAPMPGAVRDVIDGALSGRSSSAQFSQGLPRRVMEVAARPVGEGLVLLHLSDITERSRIDRMRQDFVIAASHELKTPVAAIRAAAETVLMALEEDHDVVSSFSGRILDNAVRMSRTVSDLLDLSRLESGILPFEACDLAEVVGEVVERFLTARPSIEWDAEPTPVMGSPSYLALACRNLLENAVRHTPDDGWIRITVGAAQGVATVVVADDGTGIPSEELPRIFERFYRVDAARSRATGGTGLGLAIVKHVADLHDGRIEVESRLGQGSTFRLRIPVRSPS